One genomic segment of Salvelinus namaycush isolate Seneca unplaced genomic scaffold, SaNama_1.0 Scaffold833, whole genome shotgun sequence includes these proteins:
- the LOC120043012 gene encoding zinc finger and SCAN domain-containing protein 2-like has product MDTLYTYRLLPPTYTNTKDPEYSYRLVKLELVDCWQTPDLNIIIKQEEEEDSFLQVKEEEEEEDISLHVKEEEEEGEDISVHVKEEEKEEDISVQVKEEDHAFMVKVEEEEKDKALVVEEEEGGGFAVKEEEEEEAIGVFIFSDGNCNQWPVSGKSPSVSEEPQQQPKQKHTRPKKQQKQTQERHHSPLYCPDCGMTFVSPGILNAHRRIHQPRIIHTTTTTTTGEPSHYCHDCGKTFDTARYLNKHRLVHTAERTHHCSQCDRSFLRLQHLKEHQRTHSGEKPHYCSVCGKGFTKVRLLRTHQRLHTVEGADVVGDGTGTGMKEGSGVVMSAMGRKRALRVLAGVDYYYCSECGKSFSSAAYLKVHQKAHTGDKPYQCAHCKKSFGTSWGLKVHRQNRSGEKPHQCADCGKRFSDLRSHKAHQSTHTGEKPYTCPVCGKGFAWQKSLQKHQATHSSSGGGIIEVYIE; this is encoded by the exons ATGGATACTCTCTACACTTATAGATTACTACCACCCACGTATACCAACACGAAGGACCCTGAATACAGTTATAGACTAGTGAAGCTCGAACTTGTAGACTGCTGGCAAACTCCAGACCTGAACATCATCATCAaacaagaagaggaagaggatagCTTTCTACAagttaaagaagaggaggaggaagaggatatcTCTCTACATgttaaagaagaagaagaggagggagaggatatCTCTGTACATGTTaaagaagaggagaaggaagaggataTCTCTGTACAAGTTAAAGAAGAAGATCATGCTTTCATGGTCAAagtagaggaggaagagaaggacaaAGCTCTTGTAGTTGAAGAAGAAGAGGGGGGTGGTTTTGCagtcaaagaagaagaagaggaagaagctaTAGGGGTTTTTATTTTTTCTG ACGGAAACTGCAACCAGTGGCCTGTCAGTGGGAAGAGTCCCTCCGTATCAGAAGAACCTcaacaacaaccaaaacaaaaacacacacgaccaaagaaacaacaaaaacagaCCCAGGAACGCCACCACTCCCCTCTGTACTGCCCCGACTGTGGGATGACCTTTGTCAGCCCTGGGATACTGAACGCGCACCGCAGAATCCACCAGCCCAGAATAatccacaccaccaccactaccactaccggtGAGCCGTCTCACTACTGCCACGACTGCGGCAAGACCTTCGACACCGCCCGCTACCTCAACAAGCACCGCTTGGTTCACACAGCAGAGAGGACGcaccactgctctcagtgtgaCCGGAGCTTCCTGAGACTCCAGCACCTCAAAGAACACCAGAGAACCCACAGCGGAGAGAAGCCTCACTACTGCTCCGTGTGTGGGAAGGGCTTCACCAAGGTCCGACTGCTCCGGACACACCAACGGCTACATACCGTGGAGGGGGCTGACGTCGTCGGGGACGGGACGGGGACGGGGATGAAGGAGGGTAGTGGGGTGGTGATGTCAGCGATGGGGCGGAAGAGAGCTCTGAGAGTTCTGGCCGGAGtggactactactactgctctgagtgtgggaagagcttctcCAGTGCGGCCTATCTTAAG GTGCATCAGAAGGCTCACACAGGAGACAAACCATATCAGTGTGCTCACTGTAAGAAGTCATTCGGCACATCATGGGGTTTAAAGGTTCACCGGCAGAATCGCTCTGGAGAGAAGCCCCACCAGTGCGCCGACTGTGGGAAGAGGTTCTCGGACCTGCGCAGCCACAAAGCCCACCAGAGCacccacactggagagaaaccataCACATGCCCTGTCTGTGGAAAAGGCTTTGCCTGGCAAAAGAGCCTACAGAAACACCAGGCCACACACAGCAGCAGTGGTGGTGGAATCATAGAAGTATATATAGAATAA